One Desertifilum tharense IPPAS B-1220 genomic window carries:
- a CDS encoding acyltransferase gives MSKSNRSSEAAESVKGEGFLIALVGWMPLSIGRLLRQVVYRFIFGRLGRSVRINPGVEFICAQGIELGHGVKLDRGASLRNHGPRGRIRLGNEVSLDMGVMVKTHIQGNICIGDRTYIGPYTCLSGQTLSIGEDCLIASHCGIYANNHAFAEPDTPIMLQGATYKGITIEDDCWLGCGVKVLDGVTIGRGSVIGAGSVVTKNIPPYAIAVGVPAKVVSWRKKPSELPSLQAPI, from the coding sequence ATGAGTAAGTCCAATCGTTCGTCTGAAGCAGCAGAATCGGTTAAGGGAGAAGGTTTTCTGATTGCGCTAGTGGGTTGGATGCCGCTATCCATCGGTCGCCTTCTCCGTCAAGTCGTTTATCGCTTCATTTTTGGTCGCTTGGGTCGCTCGGTTCGGATTAATCCTGGGGTCGAATTCATTTGCGCCCAAGGGATTGAGTTGGGTCATGGGGTTAAACTCGATCGCGGCGCGAGTTTAAGAAATCATGGCCCTAGGGGTCGGATTCGCCTGGGAAATGAGGTGTCTTTGGATATGGGGGTAATGGTGAAAACTCACATTCAAGGTAATATTTGCATTGGCGATCGCACTTATATTGGCCCCTACACTTGTCTATCGGGTCAGACCCTCTCTATCGGAGAAGATTGTTTAATTGCTTCCCACTGCGGCATCTATGCCAATAATCATGCATTTGCTGAACCCGATACCCCAATTATGCTGCAAGGCGCAACCTACAAGGGAATTACGATTGAAGATGACTGTTGGTTAGGGTGCGGAGTGAAAGTGTTAGATGGAGTTACGATTGGCCGAGGTAGCGTCATTGGCGCGGGTTCAGTCGTCACTAAGAATATCCCCCCCTACGCGATCGCGGTTGGCGTACCTGCTAAAGTGGTTTCCTGGCGAAAAAAACCTTCTGAGTTACCGTCCTTACAAGCCCCAATTTAA
- a CDS encoding alkaline phosphatase family protein gives MRTPVIAIGLDAADPTLIEQWMAQGHLKTLSRLREQGAYTRINNIEHYRAETPWTTFLTGCLPDKTGYWSPVKFHEGTYIAQEVGAYDFKEYQPFYALGEDYRVAVFDMPQSTLAQNANGVQVLAWGAHSALTPSHSQPASIYEELIQKHGEHPAFGFDHASTRDVEGMKALKEKLEIGIARRSAICQDLLQREDWDFFLTIFGETHSAGHIFWHLSQPDHPLYAEIAPKVGNDLMLETFVAIDRAIGEMVAKAPENAQIVVFAAHGMGSNVMDLPSMLFLPELMYRWNFPGQYGLARGNTQAKPGKPFVNNTLDWLGEVWRLKYEANPIRQFLRKKAPVKLFKLIDKFFGTTPERDLVSPFQLVEEQEPMFFQPAMWYRDFWTQMKAFALPSYSEGYIRINLQGREPQGIVAPAEYDAVCEEICAMVRQLKDARTGQLMAKEVIRTRKSALDRDPKLPDADIVIIWQEEYATDTVDSPEFGRIGPVPHLRTGSHRAKGFFLAKGGNIAPNSTLPVGHALDLAPTLLTMMGAPIPEYFEGKSMVEPVAAPTSELVSA, from the coding sequence ATGAGAACACCCGTTATCGCCATTGGATTGGACGCTGCTGACCCAACCTTGATTGAACAGTGGATGGCTCAAGGACACCTGAAAACCCTCAGCCGCTTGCGCGAACAAGGTGCTTATACTCGAATTAACAATATTGAACACTACAGAGCCGAAACCCCCTGGACTACCTTTTTAACGGGCTGTCTGCCGGATAAAACCGGATACTGGTCGCCCGTGAAATTCCATGAAGGTACCTACATTGCTCAAGAGGTCGGCGCTTACGACTTTAAAGAATATCAACCCTTTTATGCCTTGGGTGAAGACTATCGCGTCGCGGTCTTCGATATGCCGCAATCAACCCTAGCCCAAAACGCCAACGGCGTCCAAGTTCTAGCTTGGGGGGCGCACTCCGCCTTAACCCCCAGTCACTCCCAACCCGCCTCGATTTATGAGGAACTGATTCAAAAACACGGCGAACACCCGGCCTTTGGCTTCGATCATGCCAGTACCCGCGATGTAGAAGGCATGAAGGCGCTCAAAGAAAAACTCGAAATTGGGATTGCTCGTCGTTCCGCCATCTGCCAAGACTTGCTACAGCGCGAAGACTGGGATTTCTTCCTGACCATTTTCGGCGAAACCCATTCCGCCGGCCATATCTTCTGGCACCTCAGCCAACCGGATCATCCCCTGTATGCTGAGATTGCCCCGAAAGTGGGTAACGATCTGATGTTGGAAACCTTCGTCGCCATTGACCGCGCCATTGGCGAGATGGTTGCTAAAGCCCCAGAAAATGCTCAAATCGTGGTATTCGCAGCCCACGGGATGGGAAGCAATGTGATGGATTTGCCCAGTATGCTCTTTTTACCAGAGCTAATGTATCGCTGGAACTTCCCCGGTCAGTATGGGCTGGCTCGCGGTAATACCCAGGCGAAACCCGGTAAGCCGTTTGTTAACAATACCTTGGATTGGTTGGGTGAAGTTTGGCGGCTGAAATACGAAGCCAATCCCATTCGTCAGTTTTTGAGAAAGAAAGCGCCGGTTAAGCTGTTTAAGCTGATTGACAAGTTTTTTGGCACGACTCCCGAACGCGACTTAGTTTCCCCGTTCCAACTGGTGGAAGAACAAGAGCCGATGTTTTTCCAACCGGCGATGTGGTACCGGGATTTCTGGACGCAGATGAAGGCGTTTGCTCTCCCTAGCTATTCGGAAGGTTACATTCGGATTAATTTGCAAGGGCGCGAACCCCAAGGCATTGTTGCTCCTGCGGAGTATGATGCGGTGTGCGAAGAGATTTGTGCAATGGTTCGCCAACTCAAAGATGCCCGCACGGGTCAGCTAATGGCAAAAGAGGTAATTCGCACTCGCAAGTCTGCTTTAGACCGCGATCCGAAGTTACCGGATGCTGATATTGTAATTATCTGGCAAGAAGAGTACGCAACGGATACGGTAGATTCTCCTGAGTTTGGTCGCATTGGCCCGGTTCCTCACCTGCGGACGGGTAGCCATCGGGCGAAGGGCTTTTTCCTGGCGAAGGGTGGCAATATTGCACCTAACTCGACCTTACCCGTTGGTCATGCGCTGGATTTGGCTCCGACTCTGTTGACGATGATGGGTGCGCCGATTCCTGAGTATTTTGAAGGGAAGTCTATGGTTGAGCCTGTGGCTGCACCGACTTCTGAGTTGGTGAGTGCGTAA
- the fmt gene encoding methionyl-tRNA formyltransferase → MKLVFFGTPDFAVPTLEKLLSRSDFQVLGVVTQPDKRRGRGNALIPSPVKTLALTHQLPIWQPDRIKKDPQTLSELAQLNADAFVVVAYGQILSPAILEMPRLGCINVHGSILPKYRGAAPIQWSLYHGDTQTGITTMLMDAGMDTGAMLLKDYTPIHLFDTAHDIAQRLANLGADLLVQTLWGLERQEIQPIPQNSDEATYAPLIQKADYQLDWSKTAIALHNQIRAFFPNAVTALRGQSLKIMATAPLDPMARSQLPPELNTLLDREELLLTATGQPGEIVSLIKGWGPVIQTGEGLLLLQQVQLAGKKPQSGWDLVNGIRANLGELLASSQN, encoded by the coding sequence ATGAAGCTCGTTTTTTTTGGTACGCCCGACTTCGCAGTTCCTACCCTGGAAAAATTACTGAGTCGTTCAGATTTTCAAGTCCTAGGGGTGGTGACGCAACCGGATAAGCGGCGAGGGCGCGGTAACGCTCTGATTCCTTCCCCCGTGAAAACACTAGCACTGACCCATCAGTTACCGATTTGGCAGCCCGATCGGATCAAAAAAGATCCGCAAACCTTAAGCGAACTGGCTCAACTGAACGCCGATGCTTTTGTGGTGGTGGCTTACGGTCAAATTCTGTCGCCAGCGATTTTAGAGATGCCTCGCTTGGGCTGTATCAATGTACATGGCTCCATTTTACCGAAATACCGAGGGGCCGCTCCGATTCAGTGGAGTCTCTATCACGGCGATACTCAAACCGGGATTACTACGATGCTGATGGATGCGGGGATGGATACTGGAGCTATGCTCTTAAAAGATTACACGCCTATTCATCTGTTTGATACTGCTCATGACATTGCCCAACGCTTGGCAAACTTAGGGGCAGACTTGTTAGTGCAAACTCTATGGGGTTTAGAACGACAAGAAATTCAACCCATTCCCCAAAATTCTGATGAAGCCACCTATGCACCGCTGATTCAAAAAGCCGATTATCAACTCGATTGGTCAAAAACGGCGATCGCGCTTCACAATCAAATTCGGGCCTTTTTCCCCAATGCGGTGACAGCTTTGCGAGGACAATCGCTTAAAATTATGGCTACAGCCCCTCTCGATCCGATGGCGCGATCGCAACTTCCTCCAGAACTCAACACTCTGCTCGATCGGGAGGAATTGCTTTTAACCGCAACTGGACAACCCGGAGAAATTGTCAGTTTAATTAAAGGTTGGGGCCCAGTGATTCAAACAGGCGAGGGGCTGTTACTGCTCCAACAAGTTCAGCTTGCGGGGAAAAAACCTCAATCCGGTTGGGACTTGGTAAATGGCATTCGAGCGAACCTTGGTGAACTGCTCGCCTCATCCCAGAACTGA
- a CDS encoding DUF6464 family protein, with translation MEPDSLPTEVILTHPRQTLGNIQLDWIPQPGNYLDLKGKTYAVLERRHRYQLKSGRYRLHKVALYVQSAPRPAEQSLVNGRWVIGDVSCRYNARSEIVRCAVNPEGPCDRCRLYEPV, from the coding sequence ATGGAGCCAGACTCTTTACCCACAGAGGTGATTTTGACGCATCCGCGTCAGACATTGGGCAATATTCAACTCGACTGGATTCCCCAACCGGGAAACTATCTCGATCTCAAGGGGAAAACCTACGCCGTCTTAGAACGCCGCCACCGCTATCAACTCAAGTCTGGGCGCTATCGCTTGCATAAAGTTGCTCTTTATGTTCAATCTGCTCCTCGCCCTGCGGAACAAAGTTTAGTGAATGGTCGCTGGGTGATTGGAGATGTCAGTTGTCGTTATAATGCGCGATCGGAGATTGTCCGGTGTGCGGTGAATCCTGAAGGGCCCTGCGATCGCTGCCGTTTGTACGAGCCGGTTTGA
- a CDS encoding transposase, translating to MMLMILTYCYRIKPNAEQEATMLYTLELLRRHWNFALGQRLDWLRRTRCQIDRCSIISEPIGELPTTVNYYTQQSDLKQTKVLFPDYKNIWSESQQVNLQRLNKAWERWLFPDKSGKRGGRPKFKKVGELRSFVYPRVNCPKAGAHLNNGVLKLSKIGEMSVIMHRPIPDGFTLKTSTIVHKADGWYCSISMQDDTVPEPMPLDEVKSAVGIDVGLKEFLTTSEGETVPVQQIYRKTQAHLARQQRKFARKEKGSNRSNRQKNKIARIHQRIGRIRENFHYNTAHNLVKKYDLIAVEDLNIKGLARTRLSKSILDAAWGRFITILDAVAVKCGVRVVKVSPHGTSQNCSRCGVKVPKTLSIRLHECHKCGLEMDRDENAARNILDRALNEVGLILSAREGLGNSP from the coding sequence ATGATGCTCATGATTCTAACTTACTGCTACCGAATTAAACCCAATGCCGAACAAGAAGCCACGATGCTCTACACATTAGAGCTGCTTCGTCGGCATTGGAATTTTGCACTCGGTCAGAGGTTAGATTGGTTACGGAGAACTCGTTGTCAGATTGACCGTTGCAGTATTATTTCTGAGCCAATAGGTGAGTTACCTACAACGGTTAACTATTACACCCAGCAGTCAGACCTAAAGCAGACTAAGGTGCTGTTCCCTGACTACAAAAACATCTGGTCAGAATCACAGCAGGTTAATCTGCAACGGTTGAACAAAGCTTGGGAGCGTTGGCTGTTTCCTGACAAGTCGGGTAAGCGAGGTGGTAGACCGAAGTTTAAAAAGGTTGGTGAACTGCGCTCATTTGTTTATCCGCGAGTTAACTGTCCTAAAGCTGGAGCGCATCTCAATAATGGTGTGTTGAAGTTGTCAAAAATAGGGGAGATGTCCGTCATCATGCATCGTCCTATCCCTGATGGTTTCACTCTGAAAACTTCCACCATCGTTCACAAGGCTGATGGATGGTACTGCTCTATCTCTATGCAAGATGACACAGTTCCCGAACCAATGCCATTGGACGAAGTGAAAAGTGCTGTTGGTATTGATGTTGGGCTTAAGGAATTCCTCACCACATCAGAAGGCGAGACAGTTCCAGTTCAACAGATTTACCGTAAAACCCAGGCTCACCTAGCTCGTCAACAACGCAAGTTCGCCAGAAAGGAGAAGGGGTCAAACCGCTCTAATCGGCAAAAAAACAAGATAGCTAGAATTCATCAACGAATTGGCAGAATCAGGGAAAACTTTCACTACAACACTGCTCATAATCTGGTCAAAAAGTATGACTTGATTGCAGTGGAAGACTTGAACATCAAAGGTCTTGCTCGTACAAGATTGAGCAAGTCAATTTTGGATGCAGCCTGGGGAAGGTTCATTACCATCTTGGACGCAGTGGCAGTCAAATGCGGTGTCCGAGTGGTAAAAGTAAGTCCTCACGGTACATCTCAAAATTGCTCAAGATGTGGAGTAAAAGTACCGAAAACTCTATCTATTCGCCTGCATGAATGTCACAAATGCGGACTGGAAATGGATAGAGACGAGAATGCTGCTCGGAATATTTTAGACCGAGCGTTAAACGAGGTGGGACTCATCTTATCTGCGCGTGAAGGCTTAGGGAATAGCCCGTGA
- the tnpA gene encoding IS200/IS605 family transposase encodes MTISYDKGFRSVYSLTAHIVFVTKYRKKVINQVIHERLATIFDEACSKWEVTLLEFNGENDHVHLLIRYHPQIELSKFIANLKTVSSRLIRKEFGDYLNPVYRKPVFWTGSYFIASCGGVTVEQLKAYVEQQSTPE; translated from the coding sequence ATGACAATATCTTATGACAAAGGTTTTAGGTCTGTGTACTCGCTTACCGCTCATATTGTGTTTGTCACCAAGTACCGCAAGAAAGTCATCAATCAGGTTATCCATGAGCGACTGGCTACCATTTTTGATGAAGCTTGTTCAAAGTGGGAGGTAACGCTGCTAGAGTTTAACGGAGAAAATGACCACGTACACTTACTGATTCGCTATCATCCTCAAATTGAACTGAGCAAGTTTATTGCTAACCTTAAAACGGTTTCTAGTCGCTTAATTCGCAAAGAGTTCGGCGATTACCTCAACCCAGTCTACCGAAAACCAGTGTTCTGGACTGGCTCCTATTTTATTGCTAGTTGCGGAGGTGTGACGGTTGAACAACTAAAGGCGTATGTTGAACAACAATCAACACCGGAATGA
- a CDS encoding M23 family metallopeptidase: MRQKCWLPRLSTTFLQNRVVFFLAGLSLAILFSLAWHPHQVSATEIARAADWRSASFPVENFVDYTSPFGYRRSVSGAYSREFHYGLDLAAPEGSYIRSWWSGKVVEVWEDNRCGTGIAVESGSWDHIYCHMKGNVRKIGGVPYLIDSAGGLRIAQGQAVEAGTRIGRVGMSGRTTGPHLHWGLKYSNQWVDPALVLRAMYTQQAQRASS; this comes from the coding sequence ATGAGACAAAAGTGCTGGCTGCCACGATTGTCTACGACTTTCTTACAAAATCGAGTCGTTTTCTTTTTGGCAGGTTTAAGCCTCGCCATTTTATTTTCTCTGGCATGGCATCCCCATCAAGTATCTGCAACCGAAATAGCGAGAGCCGCAGACTGGCGCAGTGCTTCTTTCCCAGTGGAAAATTTTGTCGATTATACGTCCCCATTTGGCTATCGACGCTCCGTTTCAGGCGCGTATAGCCGCGAGTTCCACTACGGTTTAGATTTAGCTGCTCCAGAGGGCAGTTATATTCGCAGTTGGTGGAGTGGCAAAGTGGTTGAAGTTTGGGAGGATAATCGCTGCGGTACGGGCATTGCGGTTGAATCTGGAAGTTGGGATCACATCTACTGCCACATGAAGGGGAATGTCCGCAAAATTGGCGGAGTCCCCTATTTAATTGATAGCGCTGGCGGTTTGCGAATTGCCCAAGGTCAAGCGGTTGAGGCGGGGACGCGCATTGGTCGCGTGGGGATGAGTGGCAGAACCACAGGGCCGCACCTGCATTGGGGGTTGAAGTATTCTAACCAATGGGTCGATCCCGCTTTAGTGTTGAGGGCGATGTATACCCAGCAGGCGCAAAGAGCAAGCAGTTAG
- a CDS encoding D-alanyl-D-alanine carboxypeptidase: MLDIISSGLLSLWLDTARVHQTSRATLVWQRNTHFVLPTQPDTTALQTVDEFLKLWTSRGWDREQQGVWLQTGPSLLADNQGKTPLPAASLTKVATTLAALKTWEPDYQFETVIGATGPIVNGELQGDLIITGGDDPFFVWEEAIALGNALHQLGILRVTGHLILVGNFSMNYEIDPAQVGQWLKQSFNSAEWDGAMEARHQRISPVVPRPLVAIAGGVKTTVTPVPNQTLLLRHQSLPLAKLLHHMNTYSSNALSEAIADAVGGAEVVRTTAAQAAGVPLDEILIINGSGLGAENRISPRAAVAMLMAIQREINSHNLTLADVFPVIGRDKGTAEDRQVSVPTAIKTGTLWDVSALAGVLPTRDRGLVWFAIINRGGDIENFREQQDRLLNQLIHQWGAAPNPTPAVTPQFSFNPELLKLGAPGRNQPNRDRTPLNSAESSPQPL; the protein is encoded by the coding sequence GTGCTCGATATTATTAGCTCAGGGTTGCTTTCGCTTTGGTTGGATACGGCTCGCGTGCATCAAACTTCAAGAGCAACGCTGGTTTGGCAAAGAAATACGCATTTTGTATTACCCACCCAACCCGATACCACCGCCTTACAAACGGTCGATGAATTTCTCAAACTGTGGACTTCGCGGGGATGGGATCGCGAACAACAGGGCGTCTGGTTGCAAACCGGCCCCAGTTTACTTGCTGATAACCAAGGCAAAACCCCCTTACCTGCTGCTTCCCTCACTAAAGTGGCAACCACCTTAGCGGCTCTGAAAACCTGGGAACCCGATTATCAATTTGAAACGGTGATTGGCGCAACCGGCCCCATTGTTAACGGGGAACTGCAAGGAGATTTAATCATTACCGGGGGGGACGATCCGTTTTTTGTGTGGGAAGAAGCGATCGCCCTGGGCAATGCCTTACACCAACTGGGCATTCTTCGGGTTACGGGTCACTTAATTTTAGTGGGCAACTTCAGTATGAACTACGAGATCGATCCGGCCCAGGTCGGTCAGTGGTTGAAGCAAAGCTTTAATTCTGCTGAGTGGGATGGGGCGATGGAGGCTCGCCATCAACGGATTTCTCCGGTTGTCCCGCGCCCGCTGGTGGCGATCGCAGGTGGCGTCAAAACCACCGTTACCCCAGTTCCCAACCAAACCCTACTCCTGCGCCATCAGTCGCTGCCTCTGGCCAAACTGCTGCATCACATGAACACTTACAGCAGTAACGCCCTCTCCGAAGCGATCGCCGATGCGGTTGGCGGCGCTGAAGTCGTGCGAACTACTGCCGCTCAAGCTGCTGGCGTTCCCCTAGACGAAATTCTGATTATCAATGGTTCGGGTTTAGGGGCTGAAAATCGGATTTCTCCGAGAGCCGCCGTGGCAATGCTGATGGCCATTCAACGAGAAATCAATAGCCACAACTTAACCCTAGCCGATGTCTTTCCCGTGATCGGTCGCGACAAAGGTACCGCCGAAGACCGCCAAGTCAGCGTCCCCACAGCCATCAAAACCGGAACCCTGTGGGATGTCAGCGCTTTAGCAGGCGTTTTACCCACGCGCGATCGCGGTTTAGTCTGGTTCGCCATTATTAATCGCGGCGGAGACATTGAGAACTTCCGCGAGCAACAAGATCGATTGCTCAACCAACTCATTCACCAATGGGGGGCTGCGCCGAACCCCACTCCTGCTGTCACACCGCAATTCTCATTTAACCCAGAATTGCTCAAACTCGGCGCGCCCGGACGCAATCAGCCAAATCGCGATCGCACTCCCCTCAACTCAGCGGAATCGTCACCTCAACCGCTGTAG
- a CDS encoding RNA-guided endonuclease TnpB family protein: MEKAFSYRFYPTSEQETLLRRTLGCVRLVYNRALATRTEAWYERQERIDYVQSSAMLTGWKKQEDLQFLNEVSCVPLQQGLRHLQTAYTNFFAGRAKYPNFKKKRNGGSAEFTKSAFKWKNGKVFLAKCLEPLNIRWSRQLPEGVEPSTVTVRLNPAGQWYISLRFVDPRDLILKPVQQSVGLDAGITSLVTLSTGEKIANPKHFNRHYKRLRRAQKALSRKRKGSRNRDKARLKVARIQQQISNSRKDHLHKLTTRLIRENQTIAVESLAVKNMVKNPKLARAISDTGWGEMIRQLEYKAKWYGRNLVKIDRWFPSSKRCGNCGHVVERLPLSVREWDCPSCGSHHDRDVNAARNILRQCGFGVFPSRATAVAVGYTVSVCGATLRPQESKSRKAGARKQKPKS; this comes from the coding sequence ATGGAAAAAGCTTTTAGTTACCGTTTCTATCCCACATCCGAACAGGAAACTCTCCTGCGTCGAACATTGGGCTGTGTGCGGTTGGTCTACAACCGTGCATTGGCAACGAGAACTGAAGCCTGGTATGAGCGGCAAGAGCGGATTGATTATGTGCAATCGTCCGCCATGTTGACAGGATGGAAAAAGCAAGAAGACCTCCAATTTCTGAACGAAGTGAGTTGTGTTCCATTGCAGCAAGGCTTGAGGCATCTGCAAACAGCCTATACCAACTTCTTTGCAGGTCGGGCGAAATATCCCAACTTCAAAAAGAAGCGCAATGGTGGAAGCGCAGAGTTCACCAAGTCTGCCTTTAAGTGGAAAAACGGCAAAGTGTTTTTGGCGAAGTGTTTGGAACCATTGAACATTAGATGGTCTAGACAGTTGCCGGAAGGCGTTGAACCCTCTACCGTTACGGTCAGGCTGAATCCGGCTGGTCAGTGGTACATCAGCTTGCGGTTTGTTGACCCTAGAGATTTGATACTGAAACCCGTTCAGCAGTCGGTTGGGTTGGATGCTGGAATCACCAGCCTGGTCACGCTGAGTACAGGTGAGAAGATTGCCAATCCCAAACACTTCAATCGGCACTACAAGCGATTGAGACGGGCACAAAAAGCCTTGAGTCGAAAGCGAAAGGGTTCTCGCAACCGAGACAAAGCGCGATTGAAAGTTGCCCGGATTCAGCAACAGATTTCCAATTCCAGAAAAGACCATTTGCACAAGTTGACGACTCGGTTGATTCGTGAAAATCAAACGATTGCCGTTGAGTCGTTGGCTGTGAAAAACATGGTCAAGAACCCCAAACTTGCCCGTGCCATTAGTGATACGGGATGGGGTGAGATGATTCGACAGTTGGAATACAAAGCCAAGTGGTATGGTCGAAACTTGGTAAAAATTGACCGATGGTTCCCCAGTTCTAAACGCTGCGGAAATTGCGGTCACGTTGTTGAACGATTGCCGTTGAGTGTCCGAGAGTGGGATTGTCCTAGTTGTGGAAGTCACCACGATCGGGATGTGAATGCGGCTCGTAACATCTTGAGGCAGTGCGGTTTTGGGGTTTTCCCAAGTAGAGCAACTGCCGTGGCTGTAGGATATACAGTGTCAGTCTGTGGAGCGACCTTAAGACCTCAAGAGAGTAAATCTCGGAAGGCAGGTGCTAGGAAGCAGAAACCTAAGTCGTGA
- a CDS encoding cofactor assembly of complex C subunit B, with translation MNSADPNRVLRAIPLVVGGLAGTLLMVNRLLTPELTSSQARSDVLGVIISAVLLLTGLLWQRVQPLSPETVQLVGEEGFELSADLPETVKTELAWASNLLLTNTVTRSLVVYYQGKVLLRRGILGANPEVKPGAILQRVLDKQKPVYLVALKLYPGKFEFDYLPENTQGVICQPLGDRGALILGANAPRSYTRQDENWIAGIADKLAHTLSLLDNN, from the coding sequence ATGAATTCAGCCGATCCCAATCGAGTTTTGCGGGCGATCCCCTTGGTAGTGGGGGGTCTTGCAGGTACGCTGTTAATGGTTAACCGCTTGCTGACTCCAGAACTGACTAGCTCTCAGGCTCGTTCGGATGTGTTGGGCGTTATTATTAGCGCAGTTTTGTTGTTAACGGGCTTGTTATGGCAGCGCGTTCAGCCTTTATCCCCAGAAACGGTTCAGTTGGTGGGGGAGGAGGGGTTTGAGTTGTCTGCGGATCTGCCAGAGACGGTTAAAACCGAGTTGGCTTGGGCGTCGAATTTATTGCTGACGAATACAGTAACGCGATCGCTCGTCGTTTACTATCAGGGAAAGGTGTTGCTGCGGCGCGGTATTCTCGGCGCTAACCCGGAAGTCAAACCGGGAGCCATTCTCCAACGCGTTCTCGATAAGCAGAAACCCGTCTATTTAGTCGCGCTGAAACTATATCCCGGTAAATTTGAGTTCGATTATTTACCCGAAAATACTCAAGGGGTCATTTGTCAACCGCTTGGCGATCGCGGTGCCCTGATTTTAGGGGCAAACGCCCCCCGATCCTACACGCGCCAAGATGAAAATTGGATTGCCGGAATTGCCGATAAGCTTGCCCACACCCTCAGCCTTCTGGATAACAACTAA
- a CDS encoding DUF456 family protein has protein sequence MTILYWVLVLVMLVGIVGAVVPGIPGSSLILGAILVWGFVRGFDVIGWALGTTLVILLLSVGVDFLAMHLGAQRAGASKWGQFGAIIGLVLGFLGLLPAFLVAGPLIGILVGPIVGAFIGEFLYRRNLPLEERAKTSFKASVGILVGSLVGNLIQGLLAIAAVVVFIATTWSTVG, from the coding sequence ATAACCATCCTGTACTGGGTCTTAGTATTAGTAATGCTAGTGGGAATTGTCGGTGCTGTCGTTCCGGGCATTCCTGGTTCTAGCTTAATTTTAGGCGCAATTTTAGTCTGGGGCTTTGTACGAGGCTTCGATGTCATTGGTTGGGCTTTAGGCACCACCCTAGTCATTCTCTTACTCAGCGTTGGGGTTGACTTCCTGGCGATGCATCTGGGCGCTCAACGAGCAGGTGCAAGTAAATGGGGACAGTTTGGGGCAATCATTGGCTTAGTGTTAGGGTTTCTAGGCTTATTACCCGCTTTCCTAGTCGCAGGCCCCCTGATCGGGATTTTAGTCGGTCCGATCGTCGGCGCATTTATTGGCGAATTTCTCTACCGCCGCAATCTTCCCTTAGAAGAAAGAGCGAAAACTTCTTTTAAAGCCAGTGTGGGCATTCTAGTCGGTTCGCTGGTGGGCAATCTGATTCAAGGGCTACTCGCGATCGCGGCTGTTGTGGTTTTTATCGCAACCACCTGGTCAACTGTGGGATAA